One genomic window of Solanum dulcamara chromosome 12, daSolDulc1.2, whole genome shotgun sequence includes the following:
- the LOC129877734 gene encoding protein yippee-like yields MGRLFVITLEGNIYRCKHCQTHFALADHIISKSFHCSHGRAYLFDKVVNVTSGAKEERMMMTGMHTVVDIFCVGCGSIVGWKYEAAHDKTQKYKEGKFILERFKVAGPDGSLYTVSHDDELGSDDDP; encoded by the exons ATGGGTAGGCTTTTTGTGATAACTCTTGAAGGAAACATCTACAGATGCAAGCACTGTCAAACCCATTTCGCCTTGGCTGATCACATTATTTCTAAG TCATTCCACTGCAGTCATGGGAGGGCTTACCTCTTTGATAAAGT TGTGAATGTAACAAGTGGAGCAAAAGAAGAGCGGATGATGATGACTGGAATGCATACTGTTGTTGACATATTCTGTGTGGGATGTGGCTCAATTGTGGGCTGGAAATAT GAAGCCGCACATGACAAGACCCAAAAGTACAAGGAAGGGAAATTCATTCTTGAGAG GTTTAAGGTCGCGGGTCCAGATGGAAGCCTCTATACTGTAAGCCATGACGATGAGCTTGGAAGCGATGATGATCCTTAG